Within the Nocardioides aurantiacus genome, the region ACGTTGGAGGAGTAGCAGACGTCGAAGCTCGCGTCGCCGAACGGCAGCTCCATGCCGCTCCCGACGACGGTGCGCGGCGCCACCTCGCCGAGGCCGGACAGCTCGCCGACGTCGGCGTCGAGGGAGAAGTACGTCGACCCCGCCTCCTCGAACGCCCGCCGGAAGTAGCCGGGCCCGCCGCCCACGTCGAGCAGCGTCCGACCACGGAGGTCGACGTGCTGGGAGAGGTGGCCGACGGCGTCGTCGGCCAGGGCGCCGTAGAACACCTCCGGCTGGGTCTGCTCGACCCGGAAGGCCCGGAACAGCCGCACCGAGCGGCGCAGCGTCGGGGCCCAGGTGGCGTGCCCCGGGACCTGCGGGACGGGCGGCTGCGGCACCGGGCGACCTTATCCGACCCGTGGTCTAATGCAGCCGTGGCAGCCAGCACGGCGGTGACCTGGGAGGACGCCCCCCGGGACGCACCCCCGGCCGACCGCACCGCCCAGATCGCCTCCCTCACGGGCCTGCGCGGGGTCTCGGCCCTGATGGTGGTCCTGATCCACGTCAGCGTCCTCACCAGGTACCCCTGGGTCGGCATCCCCGACTACGGGCCGGTCAGCCTGTTCGTGCTCTCCGGCTTCCTGCTCTCCCGACCCTGGGCACGATGGGCGCTGCGCCTGGGCGAGCGGCCCTCCGTGCGCACGTTCGCGTTCCGGCGGATCGTCCGCATCTTCCCGGCCTACCTCGTGGTCCTGGTGGCGGTCTGCGCCGTCTACCCGCCGGCCCGTCCAGACGGCCCCGGGCAGTGGCTCCGGGCCGCCACCCTGACGTGGATCTACCGGGCCGGCGACTTCCGCGCCGCGTTCCAGCAGACCTGGAGCCTCGGGACCGAGCTGTCCTGGTACGTCGCCCTGCCGGTGCTGGGCGGTCTGGGGGCCCTCGCGGCACGGCGCACTGACCCGCGCCGGGGGTACTGGCTCCTCGTGGCCCTGCTGTCCACGTCGCTCCCGGTCTCGGTCGCCTGGCGGTGGTACGTCGACACCGCGGACCTGGGCCGCTTCTTCACCTACTCCTACTGGCTGCCGGGCTACCTGGTGTGCTTCGCCGTCGGCGCGCTCGTCGCCCTGACCGTCGAGGGGCGCCGCGCGGGTGCGGTCACACCGGTCCGCCTGACCCGCCTCGCCGCGGACCCCTGGGCCGTGGTGGTGCTCGCGCTCGCCGTCGCCCTGCTGGGCACGTCGGCGCTCGGGGGCGCCAACGGGTTCTCCACCCCGATCACGCTCGACGAGCACCTGGTCCGTGCCGGCTGTGCCACCGGGGTGGCGGCGCTGCTCCTCCTCGGGGCCGTGCTGGGGCCCCGCACGACACCGCTCAACCGGGCTCTGGCGTCCCGCTGGCTCCAGGCCGTGGGTCGCTGGTCCTACGGCGTCTTCTTGTGGCACCTGCCGCTCATCACCGTCCTGGACCGCGACGTGAGCTTCCAGCAGGGCCCTGCAGGACTCGCGTGGCGGCTGGTCCTGACCCTGGCCCTGGCGGTCCCGCTGGGCGCCGCGACCTACGCCTGGGTCGAGCGGCCCACCCTCGACTGGTCGCGCCGGTTCCTCGACCGCGGCAGCACGAGCACGCCGAGCACGGCCAGCCAGCCCAGCAGCCCCAACCCCGCACCCGTGCGGAGCGACGCGCCGGCGGAGTAGTCGAGGGAGACGCGGTCGATGCCCTCGGGCACGACCCAGCCCTGCGCCCACCCGTCGACGGTCACGGACCGCAGCCGGACACCGTCGGCGCGCGCCGCGAAGCCCGTGCCGGCCGGCACTGCCAGCACCACGGTGCGGGTGCCCGGACCCGGGACCGGGAGGTCGACCGACGACCACCGGTGCGCGACGGCGTCCGCGTCCACCTCGAGCGGGGCCGGCCCGGACGTGCCACCGGCCGGCCGGTCGTCGTCGACCTCGCCGACCGCCGCGGGCGACCGGCTCAGCACCAGCCCGAGCGGCAGCCAGGTGAAGGTGGCCTCGACGCTGACCGGGGTCTCCCCCGCGGCGACCTGCGGCCGGTCGCACAGCACGGCGGCCACCGGACGGCCCTCGACGAGGTCCCGTGCCGAGGTCCGGACGCTGGTCCGGACGCTGGTCCCGCCCACGCGGACCTCCGGTCCGAGCCCGCAGCGCAGCGTGCGGACGGCGTCCGCGTCGTACGTCGTGGCCGGGGCGCCGTCGACCTCGACCTCCGCGACGGCGGCCGCGGTCGGGCTCTGCGCCGCGGTCACCGAGTCGAGCGAGGTCGGGCCCTCCAGGTCGAGCAGCGTCACCGTCACGCCCCGCGCACGGACGGCGGGGAAGCGCACGGCCCCGTCCTCCTCGACCCGCCGTTCCACCGCCCGGGGCGCAGCGCCGCCCGTTCCGGCGCCGGTCGCCTGCACCCGCACCCGGCCCGGCCGTGCCGACAGCCCGTCGTCGGGCAGGACCAGGCGCAGCCCGCTGATCCGGGCACGCTCCGGCCACGCCAGCGTCAGCGCCGGCTCCTCGTCGGAAGGGGCGGCCCGCCACGCGGTGCCCGGGTCGCCGTCGGCCGCCGCCTGCGCCCGGGTCACGAGGTCCTGGGCGGCGACGCTGGTCGCGGTCGCCGTGACGGACGGGTCGGCCAGGCCGTCGGCGACCGCTGCGGCCTGGACGGTGTCGGGCGCGCGCACCCAGGCCCGGCCGGTCACCGGGCCGGCCTCCGGCACCGGCAGCACGCGGTCCAGGGACCCCACGTCGCGACCGCGGACCGACAGCGACGGGTCGCACACGGTGGCGGGCTCGGCGGTCGGCCGCCCCGGGAGGGGGACCGCGGGCACGCACCGGGTCCGGCTCGCCGGGCGGGCGGCCAGCACCCACGTGGACGCGGACGACCGGGGCACGACGAGCTCCTCACGCACGGTGACGCCCGGCACCACGACCTCGGCGATCGCGAACGCGTCGCGCGGCGAGCTGCCCGAGAACGCCACCGCGGTGATCCGCAGCCGCGAGGTCGGGCCCGGGTCGTCGAGCACCAGGCGGCCGTCGGCGGCCACGTCGACCTCGCGGCCACCCGCGTCGGTGTCGACGCGCACCCGGGTGACCAGCTGGCCGCCGTACACGTTCTGCACGACCTGGACGGTGGTGCCGAAGACGCGCCGCGGGGCGTCGAGCTCCAGCTGCCACCACTGCCCCTCCCGGACGCCGGGACGCGACTGCCACACCGTGAAGGCGTTGCCGTCGACGGCGGCCAGCGGCTCGGCACCCGGACGGCGGCCGTCACCGGTCGCCTCGGCCGCCGAGGACGACGCCGTGACCGCCTCGGCACCGCTGACGAGGCGGCTCGCCGTCGGCGGAGCGGCGGCACCCGGCGGGACGACCTCGCGGCCCTGGCTCGCCGCGAGGGCCGGCCCGTCGGGGTCGACGGCCTCGCGCTGGTCGACGTCGCGGCGGTAGGCGGAGTCGGAGAGCACCGCGGCGCCGTCCTCGACGAGCCGCACCGCGCGGGGTCCGAGGACGCCGGAGGCGGTCAGGTCGGCGGTGGTGCCGGCGTCCCCGGCGACGTCGAGCGGTGCGCCCACGGCGACCCGCCCGAGGCCCGAGCCCGGCAGCTGCCACACCTCGACGCCGGCCGTGGCCGGGCGTACGCCGCCGTCGACCACGACGTCGGCGGCGCCGTCTCCCCCGGGGAGGGCGAGCACCCGGGTGGCACCGCCGGAGGCGAGACCGGCCCGCACCAGCCCGGAGGGGCGGCGCCGGTCGGCCGCGGCCCCGAGGTCGTCGCGGACCAGCACGTAGGCGACCCCGAGCCGACGCAGCCCGTCGAGGACCTCCGGGGCGGCCTGGCCGCGGGACACCCGGCGGAGCACGTCGTCGAGCGCGGCAGTCGCCGTCGGCGTCGACACCGGGAGGGCGTCACGTCCGACCCAGGGCCGCCCGCCGAGGGCCTGGCGCACGACCGGGTCGAGGCGTCCCGTGGTCGCGGGGAGCACCAGCACACGACCGGGCGGCGCCGACCGGGACCACGCGGCCACGTCGCGCCAGAGGTCGGCCGGGGCGCCCTGGGTGCCGGCGGCCGCGGGGTCGGTCGGGCGCTCGAGGGCGGCCAGCGCGACCCCCGCGGCGCTCAGCACGAGCGCGGCACAGGCGAGCAGGGCCCCGGCCTGGGTCCGGCTGCGCGGGGGCCGGACGAGGTCGTCGAGATGCCAGCGCAGCCCGTCGACGACCGCACCCCACGCCAGGACCGCGGCGGCCGACCACAGCGCGAGGGCGGGGGCCAGGGCCGCCGGGGCTCCCCCCAGCGCCGCCGGCGCCAGCACCGGGACCCGGAACCCGGACGAGAGCCCGGACGCGACCAGCAGCGTCCCCAGCCCGAGCAGCCCGCCCACCAGCAGCCGCTCGGGGCGGCCGCGCGCCACGACGACCCCGGCGACGGCGACAGCAGCGGGGGCCAGGGCGAGCAGCAGCAGCCAGACCAGCGACCACGCGGGGCGACCCAGCGCCTGCGCCACCTGCAGGCGCAGGTCGGCGTCCGGGAGGACGTCGGTCACCACGGTCGCCCGACGGGCCTCCCAGACCGTGACCACGCCCCACCAGGTGCTGGCCAGGGCAGCCAGGAGCACCCAGCGCAGCAGCTGGCGCAGGTCGCGGCGCCACACCACGACGGCGGCGAGGAGCCCCGCCGCCAGCACCAGCAACGACCACACCGGGGTGCCGACCCCGGCCAGCCCCAGCCAGGCGGTCGAGCGGGCCGCACCCGCCCAGCCCCGGTCACGGCGTACGACGGGCAGCAGCACCCACGGCAGCAACGCCGCCACCAGGCCGTCCAGCGGCGCGTCGACCCCCGTGGCCACCAGCACCGGGCCGCAGGCGTAGACCAGCGCCGCGACCCACGGGGCCCACGACTCCCCCGCCGCGGCCGGGCTCGCCACCGAGGCCAGCCGACGGGCACCGACGACCGCCAGCACGAGCACCAGCGCCGTCCAGGCCGCCTGGGCCGCGGTGCCCGGCACCCCCACCGCGTCGGCCAGTCGGTGCAGCGCCGCCAGCGGGAGCGAGCGCAGCCCGGCCGCCGAGGCGTCGCCGAGGGACCCGGCGGACCCCCAGCCGTCGAGGGCTCGGCCCAGCGCACCCGCCGGGTCGCCCGCCAGGTCCGCGGCGGTGCCCTCGAGACCGCGCGCGACGCTGACCCGGATGCCCACGACCGCGGCCAGGACGGCCACGGCGACGGTGCGCGTGCGTCGGACCGGCAGCCCCGCGGGGGGCCCGTCGACACGCGGCGGCCCGCTCACGGGCGTCCGCTCGCTCCCGGCCCGAGGAGCACCCGCCCGGCCAGGGCCCCCACGACCAGCGCCGTCACGACGTCGGACCCTACCGGCGGGGAGACGGCGCTCGCCCCGGACACGACGATCAGGCCCGCGACCGCCAGCGCCGCGAGGCCGGAGGCGGCGGCGAGCGGTGTCGGGACCGCCCGCGTCAGTCGGCCGACCACCGCGCCGACGGCCAGCGGGACCGACACCAGGACGAGGGCGACCAGGCCGGCGCCGGCGGCCACCCGGCCCGCCCACCCGGGTCGCCCGCCACCGGCCGGCCGCGCGGTCGGTTCGGGAGACGGGTCGGGAGACGGGTCGGCCGGCGGGCCGGCGGCAGGACGACGGCGGGCCCGCACCAGCAGCACGAGCGCGGCCAGCGCCACCAGCCCAGCCAGGACCAGCCCCACCACGATCGAGACCACGAACGTCGTCTGCGGCGCGTAGACCAGCCGCACCGGACCGTCGGTGCCCGCCGGCACCCGCCACGCCTGCTTCCAGCCGTCGACGACCAGGGGCCGGAGCTCCCGGCCGTCCACCGTGGCGACCCAGCCCGCGTTGCGGCTCTCCGGCACGCTCAGCACCGCGTCGGTGGGAGCGGTCACCGCGACGGTCCGTCCGGTGTCGCCCCAGCGCTCCACCGTCGCGGTGGGTCCCGAGCCCTCCGACGCCTCCTCCCACCCGGTCGGGCGCAGCCACAGGTCGGTCACCGCGAAGCCGGCCGGGGGGCCCACCCCCAGCCGCTGCACGCCCGCGGGCAGCGACAGGTCGTCGCCGCAGGCGCGCACCTCCAGCTCGCGGCCGGCCACGACGTCGGCGAGCGTGCCCACGACCTCGGTCGGCACCACGCGTCCGCCGGCGGCGACCACGGGCCCGAACCCGCACGCCGTGCCGGTGGGGGTGTCGGGGGACGCGGCGTGCCGGAGTCGCTGCAGACCGTCCACGCGCAGCTCGGAGATGCCGACCCCCTCGTCGCCGGTCCCGCCCGAGGCAGCGATGCGGAGCCTCCTGGTGCGGAACGGCTCGAGCGTCCCTGCGTCGGGCCCGGACGTCGCGACGAGCTGGGGCTCCTCGCCGTTGAGCGGGTCCACCAGCAGCGCCTCCGGCAGTCGGCCGGGCTGGCCCGGCTCGAGCAGCGCCTCCACGGACCGGATCGTCCGCGGCCGCTGCCAGGTCAGCGCGAGGGCGGGCGCCGGGTCGAGCGGGGAGGCCAGCCATCCGGTGCCCCGCCGCCCGTCGAGGGCGTTGGCGGGCACGACGGCCGGGTCGCCGGCGTACGTCGAGGTCGCGGTCACCGACACGCGGCGCGGGTCCAGCGGCGCGAACAGCCGCTCCAGGGCCGGACCGTTGGTGGCCACGACGCTGCCGCCCACCTCCCAGGTGCCCGGCTCGGTGACCTGCAGGGTGCGGTCGAAGCCGGTCGTCTCCGGCGTCACCAGCTGTCGACGCTGCTCGCACGACAGGCCGCGCTCCAGCGTGACGCACGCCCGGCGGGGCTCCTCGGCCGACAGGTGGACCGCCGTCCCGGCGGTGACCCGGCCGGGCAGGCGCAGCGAGCGGCGCACCTCCCGGCCCTCGAGGGAGACGTCGGC harbors:
- a CDS encoding acyltransferase family protein, encoding MAASTAVTWEDAPRDAPPADRTAQIASLTGLRGVSALMVVLIHVSVLTRYPWVGIPDYGPVSLFVLSGFLLSRPWARWALRLGERPSVRTFAFRRIVRIFPAYLVVLVAVCAVYPPARPDGPGQWLRAATLTWIYRAGDFRAAFQQTWSLGTELSWYVALPVLGGLGALAARRTDPRRGYWLLVALLSTSLPVSVAWRWYVDTADLGRFFTYSYWLPGYLVCFAVGALVALTVEGRRAGAVTPVRLTRLAADPWAVVVLALAVALLGTSALGGANGFSTPITLDEHLVRAGCATGVAALLLLGAVLGPRTTPLNRALASRWLQAVGRWSYGVFLWHLPLITVLDRDVSFQQGPAGLAWRLVLTLALAVPLGAATYAWVERPTLDWSRRFLDRGSTSTPSTASQPSSPNPAPVRSDAPAE